The following are encoded in a window of Balearica regulorum gibbericeps isolate bBalReg1 unplaced genomic scaffold, bBalReg1.pri S41, whole genome shotgun sequence genomic DNA:
- the OVOL1 gene encoding putative transcription factor Ovo-like 1 — MPRAFLVKKPCVATAKRNWSELPDEQRAEIYVPICLGGCPLRRDPEPAVGEAPASPVSPLDMTLTPPVPRAPHGPFLHPKGKVPSGPMGAPIPLGIPIPGGVPVGVPIPGGVPSGTELFSCPVCQKSFGFQRMLNRHLKCHSEVKRHLCPYCGKGFNDTFDLKRHVRTHTGVRPYKCSLCEKAFTQRCSLESHLKKIHGVAQRYAYKERRAKLYVCEECGGTADSQDAHLAHLRQRHPHSPLLAKLARKAAAAAPPPPRLANPAPRLAPPP; from the exons ATGCCCCGCGCTTTCCTGGTGAAGAAGCCGTGCGTGGCCACGGCCAAGCGCAACTGGAGCGAGCTGCCGGACGAGCAGCGAGCGGAGATCTACGTCCCCA tttgcctggggggctgcccccTGCGCAGGGACCCTGAGCCAGCGGTGGGGGAGGCGCCTGcgtcccccgtgtcccccctcGACATGACGCTGACCCCCCCGGTCCCCCGTGCCCCCCACGGTCCCTTCCTGCACCCCAAGGGCAAG GTACCATCTGGCCCCATGGGTGCCCCCATCCCCTTGGgcatccccatccctgggggggtcccggtgGGGGTCCCCATCCCCGGAGGGGTCCCCAGTGGGACTGAGCTCTTCTCCTGCCCCGTGTGCCAGAAGAGTTTTGGGTTCCAGCGGATGCTGAACCGGCACCTGAAGTGTCACAGCGAGGTGAAACGTCACCTGTGTCCCTACTGCGGGAAGGGCTTCAATGACACCTTTGACCTCAAGCGGCACGTCCGCACCCACActg gcgTGCGCCCCTACAAGTGCAGCCTGTGCGAGAAAGCCTTCACGCAGCGCTGCTCCCTGGAGTCCCACCTGAAGAAGATCCACGGGGTGGCCCAACGCTACGCCTACAAGGAGCGGCGGGCCAAGCTCTACGTCTGCGAGGAGTGCGGGGGCACTGCCGACAGCCAGGACGCCCACCTCGCCCACCTCCGCCAGCGccacccccacagccccctcctCGCCAAGCTGGCTCgcaaggctgctgctgccgctcctccccctccccgcctggctaACCCCGCCCCAcgcctggccccgcccccttAG
- the PC gene encoding pyruvate carboxylase, mitochondrial, whose product MSEREERRFVELPRDSVRLMAESTGLELSDEVAALLAEDVCYRLREATQNSSQFMKHTRRRKLTVEDFNRALRWSNVEAVCGFGSQDALPFRAVRDGELYCQEEREVNLVELALATNIPKGCAETAVRVHVSYLDGKGNLEPQGAVPSAVSTLTDDLLKYYQHVTRAVLGDDPQLMKVALQDLQTNSKIAALLPYFVYVVSGVKSVSHDLEQLHRLLHIARSLIQNPFLCLGSYVRSLIASVMYCALEPLAASINPLNDHWTLRDYAAMLLSRIFWTHGDLVSGLYHQILLSLQKVLADPVRPLCSHYGAVVGLHALGWKAVERVLYPHLPTYWANLQAVLDDYSVSNAQVKADGHKVYGAILVAVERLLKMKARQSPSAVPGTVPRQEGSPRHSPKPDPPGEAGFGLSRPLLQLGGGSGGPPSAAAPAPPALSLHDMYRELYDFFGDSLAARFGTGSSSTVPTTPGTPESSRKEPPAFGGEGATRKMPQLTANATVSPREEESPRGEPTDGATVLYRVRGVSAGVPQRRGDGDPPGRGFSVPGGPDLPPLRLVAGESGGPRPRPTSRRRQDEPGPGRIPHPRCQDEHSRSCRTSWPTPSFWGRADTQFIDENPELFPPPPWPESGPEVTSLSGSRDGERPQHPPPREGESALVEAQPPPWCPWRPPPAGLRAVLEREGPAGFARAVRAHRGLLLTDTTFRDAHQSLLATRVRTRDLARVAPFVAHALSPLCSMETWGGATFDVAMRFLHECPWERLRELRRLVPNIPFQMLLRGANAVGYTNYPDNVVYRFCEVAVANGMDIFRVFDALNYLPNLVLGVEAAGRAGAVVEAALSYTGDVADPARTKYSLDYYLGLARELVATGTHILCIKDMAGLLTPAAARLLVGALREQFPEVPLHVHSHDTAGAAVASMLAAANAGADVVDVAVDAMSGMTSQPSMGAVVACARGTPLDTGITLERVFEYSEYWEGARALYAAFDCTATMKSGNADVYENEIPGGQYTNLHFQAHAMGLGHKFKEVKKAYAEANKLLGDLIKVTPSSKVVGDLAQFMVQNGLSREEVEARADELSFPLSVVEFLQGHIGTPPGGFPEPFRSRVLKDLPRIEGRPGASLPPLDFEALGQELGARHGAPPSSEELLSAALYPKVYDEFRTFTSTFGPVSCLGTRLFLEGPTIAEEFEVELERGKTLHIKALALGDLNATGQREVFFELNGQLRSILVRDTQALKEMHVHPKADRGAKGQVGAPMPGEVVEVQVDLGASVAKGDPLCVLSAMKMEMVVTAPLAGTVTRLHVRPGMSLEGDDLIVEIE is encoded by the exons ATGTCGGAGCGGGAGGAGCGGCGGTTCGTGGAGCTGCCGCGGGACTCGGTGCGGCTGATGGCCGAGAGCACCGGGCTGGAGCTCAGCGACGAGGTGGCCGCCTTGTTAGCCGAGGATGTCTGCTACCGCTTGCGGGAGGCCACGCAG AACAGCTCCCAGTTCATGAAACACACCCGGCGGCGCAAACTCACCGTGGAGGATTTCAACCGGGCGCTGCGATGGAGCAATGTGGAG GCCGTGTGCGGGTTCGGCTCCCAGGACGCGCTGCCCTTCCGCGCCGTCAGGGACGGGGAGCTGTACTGCCAGGAGGAGCGGGAGGTCAACCTGGTGGAGCTGGCCCTGGCCACCAACATCCCCAAGGGCTGCGCTGAGACGGCCGTGCGAG TGCACGTGTCCTACCTGGATGGAAAAGGGAACCTGGAGCCGCAGGGAGCCG TGCCCAGCGCCGTCTCCACGCTCACGGACGACCTGCTCAAGTATTACCAACACGTCACCCGGGCGGTACTGGGCGACGACCCCCAGTTGATGaag gtggCCCTGCAGGACCTACAGACCAACTCCAAGATCGCCGCCCTCCTGCCCTACTTCGTCTACGTGGTCAGCGGG GTGAAGTCGGTGAGCCACGACCTGGAGCAGCTCCACCGGTTGCTGCACATCGCCCGCAGCCTGATCCAGAACCCCTTCCTCTGCCTGGGCTCCTACGTGCGCAGCCTCATCGCCAGCGTCATGTACTGCGCCCTGGAGCCGCTGGCCGCCTCCATCAACCCCCTCAACGACCACTGGACGCTGCGCGACTACGCCGCCATGCTGCTCAGCCGCATCTTctg GACCCACGGCGACCTGGTGAGCGGGCTGTACCACCAGATCCTGCTCTCGCTGCAGAAGGTGCTGGCCGACCCCGTGCGCCCGCTCTGCTCCCACTACGGCGCGGTGGTGGGGCTGCACGCCCTGGGCTGGAAG GCGGTGGAGCGGGTGCTGtacccccacctccccacctACTGGGCCAACCTCCAGGCCGTGCTGGACGACTACTCCGTGTCCAACGCCCAGGTCAAGGCCGACGGGCACAAAGTTTACGGCGCCATCCTG GTGGCCGTGGAGCGTTTGCTGAAGATGAAGGCGCGACAGTCGCCCTCCGCGGTGCCCGGCACCGTCCCGCGACAGGAGGGCTCCCCGCGGCACAGCCCCAAGCCGGACCCCCCCGGCGAGGCGGGTTTCGGCCTCAGCCGACCCCTGCTACAACTCGGGGGGGGTAGCGGCGGCCCCCCCTCGGCCGCggcccccgcgccgcccgccctcTCCCTGCACGACATGTACCGCGAGCTCTACGACTTCTTCGGCGACAGCTTGGCCGCCCGTTTCGGTACGGGTTCGTCGTCGACCGTCCCGACGACCCCCGGTACCCCCGAAAGCTCCCGGAAGGAGCCGCCGGCTTTCGGGGGCGAAGGGGCGACGCGTAAGATGCCGCAGCTGACGGCCAACGCCACGGTGAGCCCGCGGGAAGAGGAGAGCCCCCGCGGTGAGCCGACGGACGGCGCAAC GGTTCTCTATAGGGTACGGGGGGTGTCGGCAGGTGTTCCGCAGCGGCGAGGGGATGGGGATCCGCCTGGACGGGGCTTCAGCGTTCCAGGGGGCCCTGATCTCCCCCCACTACGACTCGTTGCTGGTGAAAGTGGTGGCCCACGGCCCCGACCAACCAGCCGCCGCCGCCAAGATGAGCCGGGCCCTGGCCGAATTCCGCATCCGAGGTGTCAAG ACGAACATTCCCGTTCCTGCAGAACGTCCTGGCCCACCCCCAGTTTTTGGGGGCGTGCCGACACCCAGTTCATCGACGAGAACCCCGAACTCTTCCCACCTCCGCCCTGGCCAGAATCGGGCCCAGAAGTTACTTCATTATCTGG gtCACGTGATGGTGAAcggccccagcacccccctccccgtgaAGGCGAGTCGGCGCTGGTGGAAGCCCAACCCCCCCCCTGGTGCCCATGGC GGCCCCCCCcggcggggctgcgggcggTGTTGGAGCGGGAAGGCCCGGCGGGTTTCGCCCGGGCGGTACGAGCTCACCGGGGGCTGCTGCTGACCGACACCACCTTCCGCGACGCCCACCAATCCCTGCTCGCCACCCGCGTCCGCACGCGTGACCTCGCTCGCGTCGCCCCCTTCGTCGCGCACGCGCTCAGCCCCCTCTGCAGCATGGAGACCTGGGGAG GCGCCACTTTCGACGTGGCCATGCGGTTCCTGCACGAGTGCCCCTGGGAGCGGCTGCGGGAGCTGCGGCGCCTGGTCCCCAACATCCCCTTCCAGATGCTGCTGCGTGGCGCCAACGCTGTCGGCTACACCAACTACCCCGACAACGTCGTCTAccg cttcTGCGAGGTGGCGGTGGCCAACGGGATGGACATCTTCCGAGTCTTTGATGCCCTCAACTATCTCCCCAACCTGGTGCTGGGGGTGGAGGCGGCCGGCCGGGCGGGGGCGGTGGTGGAGGCCGCCCTGTCCTACACCGGGGACGTGGCTGACCCTGCTCGCACCAAGTACAGCCTTGACTACTACCTGGGCCTGGCCCGCGAGCTGGTGGCCACCGGCACCCACATCCTCTGCATCaag GACATGGCGGGGCTGCTGACGCCAGCGGCCGCCCGGTTGCTGGTGGGGGCCCTACGGGAGCAGTTCCCCGAGGTGCCGCTGCACGTCCACAGCCATGACACCGCCGGGGCTGCCGTCGCCTCCATGCTGGCGGCCGCCAATGCCGGCGCTGACGTGGTGGATGTGGCTGTGGACGCCATGTCTGGCATGACCTCCCAACCCAGCATGGGCGCTGTGGTGGCCTGCGCTCGCGGGACCCCCCTTGACACAG GCATCACGCTGGAGCGTGTGTTCGAGTACAGCGAGTACTGGGAGGGGGCGCGGGCGCTCTACGCCGCCTTTGACTGCACGGCCACCATGAAGTCGGGCAATGCGGACGTCTACGAGAACGAGATCCCTGGAGGACAATACACCAACCTCCACTTCCAGGCCCACGCCATGGGGCTGGGCCACAAGTTCAAGGAGGTCAAGAAAGCCTATGCTGAGGCCAACAAGCTCCTCGGGGACCTCATTAAG GTGACGCCGTCCTCGAAGGTGGTGGGGGACCTGGCGCAGTTCATGGTGCAGAACGGGCTGTCgcgggaggaggtggaggcGCGGGCGGACgagctctccttccccctctccgTCGTGGAGTTCCTCCAGGGTCACATCGGAACCCCCCCGGGGGGCTTCCCCGAGCCCTTCCGCTCCCGG GTACTGAAGGACCTGCCCCGCATCGAGGGGCGGCCAGGGGCTTCGCTGCCGCCGCTGGATTTCGAGGCGCTGGGGCAGGAATTGGGGGCGCGACACGGGGCCCCCCCCAGCTCCGAGGAGCTGCTCTCGGCCGCCCTGTACCCCAAAGTCTACGACGAGTTTCGTACCTTCACCTCCACCTTCGGCCCCGTCTCCTGCCTGGGCACCCGCCTCTTCCTCGAGGGTCCAACCATCGCCGAAGAGTTTGAG GTGGAGCTGGAGCGGGGGAAGACGCTGCACATCAAGGCGCTGGCGCTGGGGGACCTGAACGCCACGGGGCAGCGAGAGGTTTTCTTCGAGCTCAACGGGCAACTGCGCTCCATCCTCGTGCGAGACACCCAGGCCCTGAAG gAGATGCACGTGCACCCGAAGGCGGATCGAGGGGCCAAGGGGCAGGTGGGGGCCCCCATGCCgggggaggtggtggaggtCCAGGTGGATTTGGGGGCGTCGGTGGCCAAGGGGGACCCCCTCTGCGTCCTCAGTGCCATGAAGATGGAGATGGTGGTGACGGCCCCCCTGGCTGGAACCGTCACCCGCCTCCACGTTCGACCCGGAATGAGCTTGGAGGGTGATGACCTCATCGTCGAAATCGAGTAG